A portion of the Lysinibacillus timonensis genome contains these proteins:
- the priA gene encoding primosomal protein N': MTGNIAEVIVDVAAYPVDRPFDYLIPTTMEELIELGCRVKVPFGPRDVLGFVVAIKKETEVPLEKIKPISSILDIEPVITNEMLHLAKWLKKDTICFEIDALQVMLPSALRAKYEKIVALQTEVEQLPLILQPYFEHSKKVNYKIFEKDHILSDLKRALKDQQIVIENVVKQKGSIKEVRKVKINDSLEELQVIYHAISNRAKKQKQIVNWMMGHVGEILDPHVLFQETNSTQAVLQAVIENGAAQFIQQEVYRDPFTNEVKKTAFLDLTSEQSFALEQITKAMNNKMPETFLLHGITGSGKTEVYLQTIEKCLLDGKEAIVLVPEISLTPQMTERFRSRFGEQVAVLHSGLSVGEKYDEWRKIHEGKVKVVVGARSAVFAPFENVGIIILDEEHESTYKQEDSPRYHARDVAIWRSNYHKCPVILGSATPSLESYARAKKNVYTLLTLKNRALNQSLPEVQVVDMREELKKGNRSMFSESLVEAIRTRLISKEQMVLFLNRRGYSSFVMCRDCGTVIQCENCDISLTYHRANEQLKCHYCGFEQHLPKNCPQCQSDHIRYFGTGTQKVEEEIAKLFPEARVLRMDVDTTKGKGSHERILEAFGEGKADILLGTQMIAKGLDFPNITLVGVLSADTSLHLPDFRSAEKTFQLLTQVSGRAGRHYLPGQVIVQTYTPEHYAIELAKEQNYEPFYEREMWTRHEAGYPPYYYLALAQISHEDVIMAAEYAQKMVDYLRSKLSFNVSIIGPTASSISRLQNRYRYQCLIKYKIEPNLNETFIQLIKMYRSDWIKKGIQLSIDLNPSSI; encoded by the coding sequence ATGACTGGAAATATAGCTGAAGTAATAGTCGATGTAGCTGCGTATCCGGTTGATCGGCCTTTTGATTATCTAATACCAACTACAATGGAAGAGTTAATCGAGCTTGGATGTCGTGTAAAAGTTCCATTTGGTCCGAGGGATGTATTAGGGTTTGTTGTAGCAATTAAAAAAGAAACTGAAGTTCCACTAGAAAAAATTAAACCTATATCAAGTATTTTAGATATTGAACCCGTCATAACGAATGAAATGTTACATCTTGCAAAATGGTTAAAGAAAGATACAATCTGTTTTGAAATTGATGCATTACAAGTCATGTTGCCTTCTGCACTCCGAGCAAAATATGAAAAAATCGTAGCTCTTCAAACAGAAGTTGAACAATTACCACTTATTCTACAACCGTATTTCGAACATTCTAAAAAAGTAAATTATAAAATATTTGAAAAAGATCATATACTTTCGGATTTAAAACGAGCACTCAAAGATCAGCAAATTGTGATTGAAAATGTTGTGAAACAAAAAGGGAGTATTAAGGAAGTCCGTAAAGTAAAAATAAATGATTCTCTAGAAGAACTTCAAGTGATCTATCATGCTATTTCAAATCGAGCTAAAAAGCAGAAGCAGATTGTAAATTGGATGATGGGTCATGTGGGTGAAATACTAGATCCACATGTACTATTTCAAGAAACAAATTCAACACAAGCTGTACTACAGGCGGTTATTGAAAACGGAGCGGCTCAATTTATACAACAAGAAGTTTATCGTGATCCTTTTACTAATGAAGTAAAGAAGACTGCATTTTTAGATTTAACGAGTGAACAATCTTTTGCCCTAGAACAAATTACTAAAGCAATGAATAACAAGATGCCGGAGACCTTTTTACTTCACGGTATAACGGGTAGTGGAAAAACAGAAGTTTATTTACAAACAATTGAAAAATGCTTATTGGATGGAAAAGAAGCAATCGTCCTCGTACCTGAAATTTCATTGACACCACAAATGACGGAGCGGTTCCGTTCAAGATTCGGAGAGCAGGTTGCAGTATTGCACAGTGGGCTATCCGTAGGTGAAAAATACGATGAATGGCGAAAAATTCATGAAGGCAAAGTAAAAGTAGTTGTTGGTGCCCGTTCTGCTGTTTTTGCTCCATTTGAGAATGTCGGCATCATTATTTTAGATGAAGAGCACGAATCAACCTACAAACAAGAAGATTCACCGAGATACCATGCACGAGATGTAGCTATTTGGAGAAGTAATTATCATAAGTGCCCTGTTATTTTAGGCAGTGCGACACCCTCATTGGAATCTTATGCGAGAGCGAAAAAAAATGTCTATACATTACTAACATTAAAAAATCGGGCGTTAAATCAATCTTTACCCGAGGTTCAAGTAGTAGATATGAGGGAAGAGTTGAAAAAAGGCAATCGTTCTATGTTTTCCGAAAGTTTAGTTGAAGCAATACGGACACGTTTAATTAGCAAAGAACAGATGGTATTGTTTTTAAATCGTCGTGGTTATTCATCATTTGTTATGTGTAGAGATTGTGGCACCGTAATTCAATGTGAAAACTGTGATATTTCTCTAACGTATCATAGAGCAAATGAACAATTAAAATGTCATTATTGTGGATTTGAACAGCATCTTCCAAAAAATTGTCCGCAATGTCAAAGTGATCATATCCGTTATTTTGGAACCGGGACACAGAAAGTTGAAGAAGAGATTGCAAAGCTTTTCCCTGAAGCAAGGGTGCTACGAATGGATGTTGATACGACAAAGGGAAAGGGTTCGCATGAGCGGATATTGGAAGCATTTGGTGAAGGGAAAGCTGATATATTACTAGGAACTCAAATGATTGCAAAAGGACTTGATTTCCCAAATATTACACTTGTAGGTGTATTGAGCGCGGATACTTCGCTACATTTGCCTGATTTTCGTTCAGCCGAGAAAACATTCCAATTATTAACACAAGTAAGTGGTCGTGCTGGAAGACATTATTTACCTGGTCAAGTAATCGTCCAAACTTATACGCCAGAACATTATGCAATTGAACTTGCCAAAGAACAAAATTATGAACCTTTTTATGAACGCGAAATGTGGACACGACATGAAGCTGGTTACCCGCCATATTATTATTTAGCGCTTGCTCAAATTTCACATGAGGATGTCATAATGGCGGCAGAATATGCACAAAAGATGGTCGATTATTTACGTTCAAAATTATCGTTTAATGTATCAATTATAGGACCAACTGCATCTAGTATTAGTCGACTACAAAATAGATATCGATACCAATGTTTGATAAAATACAAAATAGAACCAAATTTGAATGAAACATTTATTCAATTAATTAAAATGTATCGCTCAGACTGGATAAAAAAGGGGATACAACTTTCAATTGATTTGAATCCATCTTCTATATAA
- the def gene encoding peptide deformylase, whose translation MAIKEIVKHPSEVLTRNCNEVTEINDNIIQLLDDLYDTMVEYDGVGIAAPQINVPLRVAIVELGEERHILEMINPTVLEVDGAAVDIEGCLSFPGLYGEVERPTYVKIEACDREGQVYELEAGDFDARAILHEIDHLNGVLFNSKLIRVVTEEELEEMYAEEE comes from the coding sequence ATGGCTATTAAAGAAATCGTTAAACATCCTTCAGAGGTGCTAACACGTAATTGTAATGAAGTAACTGAGATTAATGACAATATTATTCAACTACTTGATGATTTATATGACACGATGGTTGAGTATGATGGTGTTGGAATTGCAGCTCCGCAAATTAATGTTCCATTAAGAGTTGCCATCGTTGAATTAGGTGAAGAACGCCATATATTAGAAATGATTAATCCGACTGTACTTGAAGTGGATGGTGCAGCTGTTGATATAGAAGGTTGTCTAAGTTTTCCAGGACTATACGGAGAAGTAGAAAGACCAACCTATGTGAAAATAGAAGCTTGTGATCGAGAGGGACAAGTTTATGAGCTAGAAGCTGGTGATTTTGATGCACGGGCTATTTTGCATGAAATTGACCATTTAAACGGAGTTTTATTTAATTCTAAGTTAATTCGGGTTGTGACAGAAGAAGAACTTGAAGAAATGTATGCGGAGGAGGAATAG
- the fmt gene encoding methionyl-tRNA formyltransferase yields MTKVIFMGTPQFSVPILSMLHDEGYDILAVVTQPDRPVGRKKVLTPPPVKEEALRLNLKVIQPEKLKGSAELEEIIELNADIIVTAAFGQILPKQLLDAPRLGCINVHASLLPKYRGGAPIHQAILDGQTKTGVTIMYMAEKLDAGDIISQRQVNIEETDHTGQLFDKLSILGRELLKETLPTIIAGTNQRIPQKEEEATFAHNISRQQERIDWSNDSKTIYNQVRGLHPWPVAYTTLNGENVKIWWAQTGHALTELQPGSVAKINDDSFEIATGDGKTLVVLDLQPAGKKRMTAQDYLRGTGSKLQIGDLFE; encoded by the coding sequence ATGACGAAAGTCATTTTTATGGGAACGCCTCAATTTTCTGTGCCAATTTTATCGATGCTTCACGATGAAGGCTATGACATTTTAGCAGTAGTTACTCAACCTGATCGCCCAGTTGGCAGAAAAAAAGTGTTAACCCCTCCGCCGGTAAAAGAAGAGGCATTGCGCCTAAACCTTAAAGTGATTCAACCAGAAAAGCTAAAAGGTTCTGCTGAACTTGAGGAGATAATAGAACTAAATGCAGATATTATTGTAACTGCAGCATTTGGCCAAATCTTACCTAAACAGTTACTAGATGCACCGCGTCTTGGGTGTATCAATGTACATGCTTCATTACTACCAAAGTACAGAGGTGGTGCACCAATACATCAAGCGATATTGGATGGGCAAACTAAAACTGGAGTTACCATTATGTATATGGCAGAAAAACTAGATGCAGGTGACATCATCTCGCAAAGACAGGTTAATATAGAAGAAACGGACCATACAGGCCAACTGTTTGATAAATTGAGTATTTTAGGTCGAGAATTATTAAAGGAAACTTTACCTACTATTATTGCTGGGACAAATCAACGAATCCCTCAAAAAGAAGAAGAAGCAACCTTTGCACACAATATCTCTCGACAACAAGAACGGATTGATTGGTCTAATGATTCGAAAACAATATATAACCAAGTGCGCGGTTTACATCCGTGGCCAGTAGCCTATACGACACTTAATGGCGAAAACGTCAAAATATGGTGGGCGCAAACGGGACATGCATTAACTGAATTACAACCTGGATCAGTTGCCAAAATTAATGATGATAGCTTTGAAATAGCAACAGGTGATGGAAAAACCCTCGTTGTGTTAGATTTACAACCGGCGGGGAAAAAAAGAATGACTGCCCAAGATTATTTACGAGGTACTGGTTCAAAATTACAGATTGGGGACCTATTTGAATGA
- the rsmB gene encoding 16S rRNA (cytosine(967)-C(5))-methyltransferase RsmB yields MTSKKKVQIWDGNVRDAALTILLAVDKNQAYSNLLLNQTINKYKIEAKDRALLTEITYGTLQHKYTLDYYLEPYLRSKVELWVKWLLRLSLYQVVYLSRIPAHAVVNEAVEIAKRRGHKGIASTVNGILRSIQRNGIRSLDEIKDSVQRLAIETSHPEWLVERMIHSYGEEVTSEMLKENNVPPILTARINTLKTTVEEVIELLNEEGVSAKQSDLIPECIHIMSGQLVSTKAFKAGLLTIQDESSMMPANVLNPQAGWRVLDMCAAPGGKTTHLAEKMGNIGSILATDIHPHKLDLIDETTARLGLDIIQTAPVDGRKAAELLPNESFDAVLVDAPCSGLGVMRRKPDIKYTKREEDIESLHKIQLQLLSNAVKVLKKGGRLVYSTCTVDRAENEGTVQEFLTSHTEMELIPIENLPTELIEKQQKGMLQVFPQDFGSDGFFVAAFQKKSE; encoded by the coding sequence ATGACGTCAAAAAAGAAAGTACAAATTTGGGACGGTAATGTTCGAGATGCAGCTTTAACAATCCTTTTAGCTGTGGATAAAAATCAAGCGTATAGTAATTTATTATTAAATCAAACAATTAATAAATATAAGATTGAAGCAAAAGACCGTGCATTACTTACAGAAATTACTTATGGGACATTGCAGCATAAATATACGCTAGATTACTACTTAGAGCCTTACCTTCGTTCAAAAGTTGAACTATGGGTAAAATGGCTTCTTCGTCTTTCGCTATACCAAGTTGTGTACCTATCTAGAATTCCAGCACATGCAGTAGTTAATGAAGCAGTAGAAATTGCAAAGAGAAGAGGGCATAAGGGAATTGCATCTACAGTGAATGGTATCCTTCGAAGTATACAACGTAATGGTATACGTTCACTTGACGAGATTAAAGATTCAGTGCAAAGACTAGCAATTGAGACGAGTCACCCGGAATGGTTAGTTGAACGTATGATACATTCATATGGTGAAGAAGTTACTAGTGAAATGTTAAAAGAAAATAATGTGCCACCAATCTTAACGGCTCGAATTAATACACTGAAAACGACTGTAGAGGAAGTTATTGAATTATTAAATGAAGAAGGCGTAAGTGCGAAGCAAAGTGACTTAATTCCAGAGTGTATTCATATTATGAGTGGTCAATTAGTTAGTACAAAAGCATTTAAGGCTGGCTTATTAACTATCCAAGATGAAAGCTCTATGATGCCAGCCAATGTGCTAAATCCACAAGCAGGGTGGCGTGTATTAGATATGTGTGCTGCCCCAGGTGGTAAAACGACACATTTAGCCGAAAAAATGGGGAATATAGGTTCTATATTAGCGACAGATATTCATCCGCATAAACTAGACCTAATTGACGAAACAACAGCTCGGCTTGGGCTTGATATTATCCAAACTGCACCTGTGGACGGTCGTAAAGCGGCTGAACTGCTACCAAACGAATCCTTTGATGCAGTACTTGTAGATGCGCCATGCTCTGGTCTAGGTGTAATGCGCAGAAAGCCAGATATAAAATATACAAAAAGAGAAGAAGATATTGAAAGCTTACACAAAATACAACTCCAACTCCTTTCAAATGCAGTTAAAGTATTAAAAAAAGGTGGTCGACTTGTTTATAGTACATGTACTGTAGATCGAGCGGAAAATGAAGGAACAGTTCAAGAATTCCTAACGTCACATACTGAGATGGAATTAATACCAATTGAAAATTTACCGACAGAACTAATAGAAAAACAACAAAAGGGAATGTTACAAGTATTTCCTCAAGACTTTGGCAGCGATGGGTTCTTCGTTGCTGCATTTCAAAAGAAAAGTGAATAA
- the rlmN gene encoding 23S rRNA (adenine(2503)-C(2))-methyltransferase RlmN: MDQNKFNERIQDLVEEAEDTPVRREKKEKPQLKESIYSLRLDELKDWLKENGEKPFRATQIYEWLYEKRVKTFEEMSNLSKELREKLASNFALTTLSTIIKQESKDGTIKFLFQLQDGFSIETVLMRHDYGNSVCVTTQVGCRIGCTFCASTLGGLKRHLLAGEIVEQVVKVQQALDEVGERVSHIVIMGIGEPFDNYDSMMNFLKVINHEKGLNIGARHITVSTSGIIPKIYQFADEQLQINFALSLHAPNQELREKLMPIARAYKLDKLIEAIKYYTEKTGRRVSFEYGLFGGENDSVEHAEELAKLIKGIKCHVNLIPVNYVPERNYVRTPRNEIFAFEKTLKKHGINVTIRREHGSDIDAACGQLRAKERAQETR, translated from the coding sequence ATGGATCAAAATAAATTTAACGAACGAATACAAGATTTAGTAGAAGAAGCAGAAGATACGCCTGTTCGACGTGAAAAAAAAGAAAAACCACAATTGAAAGAATCAATCTATTCATTACGATTAGATGAATTGAAAGATTGGTTAAAAGAAAATGGCGAAAAACCTTTTCGTGCAACACAAATATATGAGTGGTTATATGAAAAACGTGTTAAAACATTTGAAGAAATGTCAAACCTATCTAAAGAGTTAAGAGAAAAATTAGCAAGTAATTTTGCGTTAACAACACTCTCAACCATTATTAAACAAGAATCAAAAGATGGAACCATTAAATTTTTATTTCAACTACAAGATGGTTTTTCAATCGAAACGGTATTAATGCGTCATGATTATGGAAATTCCGTTTGTGTAACAACACAAGTAGGGTGCCGTATTGGTTGTACTTTCTGTGCATCTACTTTGGGTGGGTTAAAACGACATCTACTTGCTGGTGAAATCGTTGAACAAGTGGTAAAAGTACAACAAGCATTAGATGAGGTCGGTGAACGAGTTTCGCATATCGTTATCATGGGTATTGGTGAACCGTTTGATAATTATGATTCGATGATGAACTTCTTAAAGGTTATTAACCATGAAAAAGGATTAAATATTGGTGCTCGCCATATTACCGTTTCAACATCAGGTATTATTCCTAAAATCTATCAGTTTGCTGATGAACAATTACAAATTAACTTTGCATTATCATTGCATGCTCCTAATCAAGAACTTCGAGAAAAATTAATGCCGATTGCAAGAGCATACAAACTTGATAAATTGATTGAGGCAATCAAATATTACACAGAAAAAACTGGTCGACGTGTAAGTTTTGAATATGGTTTATTTGGTGGAGAAAATGATTCTGTTGAACATGCTGAAGAATTAGCTAAACTAATAAAAGGAATAAAATGTCACGTTAACCTAATACCTGTTAACTATGTACCAGAACGTAATTATGTACGTACACCACGTAATGAAATCTTTGCATTTGAAAAAACCTTGAAAAAGCACGGAATCAATGTAACTATTCGTCGAGAACATGGCTCAGATATTGATGCTGCTTGTGGTCAATTAAGAGCGAAAGAGAGAGCGCAGGAGACGAGGTGA
- a CDS encoding Stp1/IreP family PP2C-type Ser/Thr phosphatase: MKFTVESDIGLKRKVNEDRAAFIERLDHFKLAILADGMGGHNAGDVASEMAIKEMEYLFKNAISKNFETIHKKRTWMYEVIKTINEKIYKYSLKNQECNGMGTTLIAVLIDKEQCLISHIGDSRVYHFTSKKVELITRDHSYVNILVENGEISEEEAENHPQKNVIIKALGTETTIEPDFYEVNLEEDSYLLICSDGLSNKLSTDEMSAILILDMSIEEKGRKLVQLANDSGGEDNISLVLMSVSNEEV, translated from the coding sequence TTGAAGTTTACTGTAGAAAGTGATATAGGGTTAAAACGTAAGGTAAATGAAGATCGAGCGGCGTTCATAGAGCGCCTCGATCATTTTAAACTTGCTATATTAGCTGATGGTATGGGCGGCCATAACGCTGGCGATGTTGCTAGTGAAATGGCTATTAAAGAGATGGAGTACTTATTTAAAAATGCTATTTCTAAAAACTTTGAAACCATCCATAAGAAAAGAACATGGATGTACGAAGTAATTAAAACGATAAACGAAAAAATATATAAGTATTCTTTGAAAAATCAAGAATGCAACGGAATGGGAACAACATTAATTGCTGTTTTAATTGATAAAGAGCAATGTTTAATAAGTCATATTGGAGATAGCCGAGTATACCACTTTACTTCAAAAAAAGTAGAACTTATCACTAGAGACCATTCTTACGTCAATATTTTAGTGGAGAATGGTGAAATAAGTGAAGAAGAGGCTGAAAATCACCCACAAAAAAATGTCATTATTAAAGCATTAGGAACTGAAACGACAATCGAACCGGATTTTTATGAGGTGAATTTAGAAGAGGACTCTTATTTACTGATTTGTTCGGATGGACTAAGCAATAAACTTTCTACAGATGAAATGTCAGCCATATTAATATTAGATATGTCAATTGAAGAAAAGGGAAGAAAATTAGTTCAACTTGCAAATGATAGTGGTGGGGAAGATAACATTTCACTAGTTCTTATGTCAGTAAGTAATGAGGAGGTGTAA
- the pknB gene encoding Stk1 family PASTA domain-containing Ser/Thr kinase, which yields MMIGKRINDRYKILRYVGGGGMSNVYLAHDIILNRDVAVKVLRYDSSNEEEFHRRFQREAQSATSLMHPNIVSIYDVGSDEDMHYIVMEYINGKTLKQYINEFSPLSPARSVHIMKQLTSAIAHAHENHIIHRDIKPQNILVNEDGDVKITDFGISTTLSATSFTKTNSVLGTVHYLSPEQARGGNATKKSDIYALGIVLYELLTGELPFSGESAVSIALKHLQSETPSVRAFDASIPQSLENVVLKATAKNPAHRYHSVEEMEEDLDTALSPTRVNEAKFVPPIDNDATKAIPIIKEPLPITEISNTKIVRPDESDNGKKQKKQPHEQKKNKQGKGKIFAIIGASVVILLILAIFLINMLNPKKIEIPDVANMEILDAISMLEEAGFEIGEQREQHSEEVEAGLVIGTNPEAGIERISGTEIDLIVSLGNDSVEMPDYTGQRISQVSVILEKGEYLDFKIEEQYSDEYDEGTIIEQSPKAGDEIVPKDTVVTLTVSKGKQLIKVADLSGYNEAALNEYANNSGFKIEIQAEEHSDDIPAGNVISQNQEPNTELEKGSTIKVVISKGPAEKAVKIYNLNLVIPYDPLEYGQEQNVRIFIQDQNNVMVEPVEEFTITEDFDYSTQLEIEEGQTAAYRIERDSKVIAEDKIPYDELN from the coding sequence ATGATGATTGGAAAAAGAATTAATGATCGATATAAAATATTGCGATATGTAGGCGGCGGAGGAATGTCCAATGTATATTTAGCACATGACATCATATTAAATCGAGATGTTGCCGTTAAAGTCTTAAGATATGATTCCTCAAACGAGGAAGAATTCCACCGTAGATTTCAGCGAGAAGCACAATCAGCAACTAGCCTAATGCATCCAAACATTGTAAGTATCTATGATGTTGGTTCAGACGAAGATATGCACTATATCGTAATGGAATATATTAATGGCAAAACGTTGAAACAATACATAAATGAGTTTTCACCTTTGTCGCCTGCTCGTAGTGTACACATTATGAAGCAGTTAACAAGTGCAATTGCCCATGCACATGAGAATCATATTATTCATCGCGATATTAAACCTCAAAATATTTTAGTTAACGAAGATGGTGATGTGAAAATTACCGATTTTGGTATATCTACTACGTTAAGTGCAACGAGTTTTACGAAAACGAATTCTGTATTAGGAACGGTTCATTATCTATCTCCTGAACAAGCAAGAGGCGGAAATGCAACGAAAAAATCTGATATTTATGCTCTCGGCATTGTTTTATATGAATTATTAACTGGCGAATTACCATTTTCGGGTGAATCAGCAGTATCTATAGCACTCAAACATCTGCAATCTGAAACACCATCAGTTCGAGCATTTGATGCATCTATTCCGCAATCGTTGGAAAATGTCGTCTTAAAAGCAACGGCTAAAAACCCAGCGCATCGATATCATTCTGTCGAAGAAATGGAAGAAGATTTAGACACAGCTTTATCACCTACTAGGGTAAATGAAGCGAAATTTGTACCACCGATTGACAATGATGCGACGAAAGCTATTCCAATAATTAAAGAACCATTACCGATTACCGAAATATCAAATACAAAAATTGTTCGCCCTGATGAATCCGATAATGGAAAGAAACAGAAAAAACAACCACACGAACAAAAGAAAAATAAACAAGGTAAGGGAAAAATATTTGCGATTATTGGAGCATCCGTCGTTATTTTACTGATCCTTGCTATTTTCTTAATTAACATGTTGAATCCGAAAAAAATTGAAATTCCTGATGTAGCGAATATGGAGATTTTAGACGCAATCTCAATGCTTGAAGAAGCAGGTTTTGAAATAGGAGAACAAAGAGAACAACATTCGGAAGAAGTTGAAGCTGGTCTTGTTATTGGAACAAATCCAGAAGCAGGGATCGAACGTATTTCTGGTACTGAAATTGATTTAATTGTTAGTTTAGGAAATGATAGTGTAGAAATGCCTGACTATACTGGTCAACGTATCAGCCAAGTATCGGTAATACTTGAGAAGGGCGAATATTTAGATTTTAAGATTGAAGAACAATATTCAGATGAATATGATGAAGGTACAATTATTGAGCAATCTCCTAAAGCTGGAGATGAAATAGTACCAAAGGATACTGTCGTTACATTAACGGTGAGTAAAGGGAAACAATTAATTAAGGTTGCAGACCTTTCAGGCTATAACGAAGCCGCGTTAAATGAATATGCAAATAATTCAGGATTTAAAATTGAAATACAAGCGGAAGAACATTCTGACGATATTCCAGCAGGAAATGTTATATCTCAAAATCAGGAACCAAATACTGAATTGGAAAAAGGATCTACTATAAAAGTCGTTATATCCAAAGGTCCTGCAGAAAAAGCAGTAAAAATATATAACCTAAATTTAGTGATTCCCTATGATCCGCTGGAGTATGGTCAAGAACAAAATGTAAGAATTTTTATTCAAGATCAAAACAACGTCATGGTAGAACCAGTAGAGGAATTTACAATTACAGAAGACTTTGATTATTCTACACAGTTAGAAATTGAAGAAGGCCAAACAGCTGCTTATCGTATTGAAAGAGATTCAAAAGTAATAGCAGAAGACAAAATTCCATATGACGAACTAAATTAA
- the rsgA gene encoding ribosome small subunit-dependent GTPase A, with protein sequence MAQGQIRKALSGYYYVYDNGELIQCRGRGVFRNRGEAPLVGDIVDYTKEGDSDGTIMKIHPRTNELVRPPIANIDQALLVFSVKEPDFNSLLLDRFLVVLESFHVQPIICLTKTDLLTDEERKELLPIIDDYRKIGYEIIETYKNDELLIDQLQPILKQKTSVLAGQSGVGKSTLLNTLIPDLDLKTGVISQSLGRGKHTTRHVELIEVCNGLLADTPGFSSFDFDTIEKEELTECFPEFSQLSEGCKFRGCLHIKEPKCAVKEALEQGEVPPYRYEHYEQFLQEILDRKPRY encoded by the coding sequence ATGGCTCAAGGCCAAATTCGGAAAGCATTAAGTGGTTACTATTATGTTTATGATAATGGGGAGCTAATACAATGTCGTGGTAGAGGTGTTTTTCGCAATCGAGGAGAGGCACCTTTAGTTGGCGATATTGTAGATTATACAAAAGAAGGTGACTCGGATGGTACGATTATGAAAATCCATCCAAGAACAAATGAATTAGTCAGACCACCAATTGCAAACATAGATCAGGCCCTGTTAGTCTTTTCAGTAAAAGAACCTGATTTTAATTCACTTTTATTGGATCGTTTTCTAGTTGTTTTAGAATCTTTCCATGTACAGCCAATTATTTGTTTAACAAAAACAGACCTACTTACAGATGAAGAACGGAAAGAATTGCTCCCAATTATTGATGATTACAGAAAAATTGGTTACGAAATAATTGAAACATATAAAAATGACGAACTGTTGATCGATCAACTTCAACCTATTTTAAAACAAAAAACTAGTGTTTTAGCAGGTCAATCGGGTGTAGGAAAATCAACTTTGTTAAATACGTTAATACCAGATTTAGATTTAAAAACAGGTGTTATTTCCCAAAGTTTAGGAAGAGGTAAACATACAACACGCCATGTTGAATTAATTGAAGTATGTAATGGTTTGTTAGCGGATACACCGGGCTTTAGCTCATTCGATTTTGATACAATTGAAAAAGAAGAGTTAACTGAATGTTTCCCTGAATTTTCACAATTAAGCGAAGGATGTAAGTTCAGAGGATGTCTTCACATAAAGGAACCTAAATGTGCTGTAAAGGAGGCACTAGAGCAAGGAGAAGTTCCCCCTTATCGTTACGAGCATTATGAACAATTTTTACAAGAAATACTTGATCGAAAGCCGAGGTATTAA